The proteins below are encoded in one region of Synechococcales cyanobacterium T60_A2020_003:
- the gyrA gene encoding DNA gyrase subunit A: protein MARQLNFLSSGQIVATPLHTEVQRSYLEYAMSVIVGRALPDVRDGLKPVHRRILYAMHELGLTPDRPYRKCARVVGDVLGKYHPHGDQAVYDALVRMVQDFSSRYPLLAGHGNFGSVDNDPPAAMRYTETRLAPISHEAVLAEVSEATVDFIANFDNSQQEPVVLPAQLPMLLLNGCSGIAVGMATNVPPHNMGEVIDGLIAMIDQPSITIEELMEYIPGPDFPTGGEIVGTEGIREAYTTGRGSIPVRGIAGVEEIPGGRGRQRRTAIVVTELPYQVNKAAWIEKVADLTNQGRLDGISDIRDESDRDGMRVVIELKREASPERILGNLYKLTPLQSNFGVILLALANGQPMQMSLKDILQHFLDFREETLTRQYSHDLERVEQRIHVLDGMLVALSYLDDVIDILRNAPDGTTAKITLQNQFDLTERQTDAILAMPLRRLTGLEQQNIQSEFEDLNQRRQQLQLLLSNRRELLKALKKELRSLKKKFIDDRRTRIQSDAEKEEESARIAQIVEEAETVEEEVVLEFTQRGYVRRLSPRSYKRQQAKQEELLGTWEEVDDPTLQVEMTTTQQTLLVFTRSGKAYAINVADIPPTPRNSRGTNVMTLLPNTVHENEEAIATQLLMPAQFEDTDLLLITHQGKIKRLPLSEFASMTARGLTALKLKEGDELSHVVLAQSGDQLVLATPGGRVLRFMVDDEQLPYMSRNSQGVSAVRLMKKERLAGCTVLQNHQNVLLVSAQGYAKRLPVTALRLGNRGDLGLQAIVFSAKTDTLIGIAGVSDHDKILLLSSSDRLIRCAVNTIKIHTKDDQGDRLVKLSRGEKIVSLVQGVEGSDKASATS, encoded by the coding sequence ATGGCACGGCAGCTTAACTTTCTTTCGTCAGGACAAATCGTTGCAACTCCACTTCATACTGAAGTCCAGCGATCGTACCTTGAATATGCCATGAGTGTGATCGTGGGTCGGGCTCTACCCGATGTACGTGATGGCCTCAAACCCGTACATCGCCGTATTCTTTATGCCATGCATGAGCTAGGGTTAACGCCCGATCGCCCCTACCGCAAATGTGCGCGTGTTGTGGGGGACGTACTGGGTAAATACCATCCCCACGGGGATCAGGCGGTATACGACGCCCTCGTGCGGATGGTGCAAGATTTTTCCAGTCGCTATCCCTTACTGGCGGGTCACGGCAACTTTGGATCGGTAGACAATGATCCACCCGCGGCCATGCGATACACCGAAACCCGTCTGGCTCCGATCAGCCATGAAGCCGTTCTTGCCGAGGTTAGCGAAGCCACCGTTGATTTCATCGCCAACTTTGACAACTCCCAACAGGAACCCGTTGTCCTCCCTGCCCAGCTTCCAATGCTGCTGCTGAATGGCTGTTCCGGAATTGCCGTGGGGATGGCCACCAATGTTCCTCCCCATAACATGGGTGAGGTGATTGATGGGCTGATTGCGATGATCGATCAACCGTCCATCACGATAGAAGAATTGATGGAATACATTCCGGGTCCCGATTTCCCCACTGGCGGAGAGATCGTCGGTACTGAGGGCATCCGGGAAGCCTACACTACGGGGCGAGGCAGCATTCCCGTGCGAGGGATCGCTGGCGTTGAAGAAATCCCAGGGGGGCGAGGCCGCCAACGACGCACCGCTATCGTGGTGACAGAATTACCCTATCAAGTCAATAAAGCGGCTTGGATTGAGAAAGTTGCCGATCTCACCAACCAGGGGCGATTGGACGGGATTTCCGATATTCGGGATGAGAGCGATCGCGACGGGATGCGCGTTGTGATTGAACTCAAGCGAGAGGCATCCCCAGAGCGGATTCTGGGCAATTTATATAAATTGACGCCACTCCAAAGCAACTTTGGGGTAATTTTGCTGGCATTAGCTAACGGTCAGCCCATGCAGATGAGCCTCAAGGACATCTTGCAGCACTTCCTCGATTTCCGCGAAGAAACCCTGACTCGTCAATACAGTCACGATCTAGAGCGCGTTGAGCAACGCATTCACGTTCTCGATGGGATGCTGGTGGCTCTATCCTACCTGGATGATGTCATTGATATTCTCCGGAATGCTCCCGATGGCACAACGGCCAAGATTACCTTGCAGAATCAGTTTGACCTCACCGAACGGCAGACCGATGCCATCCTCGCGATGCCTCTGCGCCGCCTCACAGGGTTAGAACAACAAAATATTCAGTCCGAGTTTGAAGACCTGAATCAACGCCGCCAGCAGTTGCAATTGCTCCTCAGCAATCGCCGGGAATTGCTCAAGGCATTGAAAAAAGAATTGCGATCGCTCAAAAAGAAATTTATAGATGATCGCCGTACCCGCATTCAAAGCGACGCTGAGAAGGAAGAAGAATCGGCACGCATTGCCCAGATTGTTGAAGAAGCAGAAACCGTTGAAGAAGAGGTCGTGCTGGAGTTTACCCAGCGGGGATATGTGCGTCGCCTCTCCCCCCGGTCTTACAAGCGTCAACAGGCAAAGCAGGAGGAACTGCTCGGCACATGGGAGGAGGTGGACGATCCCACCCTCCAGGTTGAAATGACTACGACCCAGCAAACGCTGCTGGTCTTTACGCGCAGCGGCAAGGCTTATGCCATCAATGTCGCCGACATCCCTCCCACCCCCCGCAACTCCCGGGGAACTAACGTCATGACCCTGCTGCCGAATACGGTTCATGAGAACGAGGAGGCGATCGCCACTCAACTCCTCATGCCTGCCCAGTTTGAAGACACCGATCTTCTACTGATCACCCACCAGGGTAAAATCAAGCGCTTACCGCTATCCGAGTTTGCCAGCATGACCGCCCGTGGGCTGACGGCTTTGAAATTGAAGGAGGGAGATGAGTTGAGCCACGTTGTCTTGGCGCAGTCGGGCGATCAGCTGGTGCTGGCAACACCGGGCGGACGGGTTCTGCGATTTATGGTTGATGATGAACAGTTGCCTTACATGAGTCGGAATTCCCAGGGGGTGTCCGCCGTGCGACTCATGAAGAAAGAACGACTGGCAGGATGCACAGTCCTACAAAACCACCAGAACGTGTTATTAGTATCAGCCCAAGGATACGCCAAACGGCTGCCTGTAACAGCACTACGCCTTGGTAATCGCGGTGATCTGGGATTGCAGGCGATCGTCTTTTCCGCAAAGACGGATACCTTAATTGGAATTGCGGGTGTTTCAGATCACGATAAAATTTTGCTACTCAGCAGTAGCGATCGCCTAATCCGATGTGCAGTGAACACGATCAAGATACATACCAAAGATGACCAGGGCGATCGCCTCGTAAAACTCAGTCGAGGTGAAAAAATAGTCTCCCTTGTGCAAGGAGTAGAGGGTTCTGACAAGGCCAGCGCAACGTCTTAA
- a CDS encoding response regulator, producing MQTVLIVEDDLVNARVFSKILIKRGGFAVKHTENVDEVMKIAEAREADIILMDVSLSRSVYQGQPVDGIRITQMLKTNPQTADLPIILVTAHAMEGHREHFLKQSGADDYISKPVVDHQGFVDQIKALLPQES from the coding sequence ATGCAAACGGTGTTAATCGTAGAGGATGATTTAGTGAATGCGCGTGTATTCTCTAAGATTTTGATCAAACGTGGAGGATTCGCCGTTAAACACACGGAAAACGTGGACGAGGTGATGAAAATTGCTGAAGCACGGGAAGCCGACATCATCCTAATGGATGTTTCGCTATCTCGCAGTGTGTATCAGGGGCAGCCCGTGGACGGCATTCGGATCACGCAGATGTTGAAAACAAATCCGCAAACGGCTGACTTGCCCATCATCTTAGTGACAGCCCACGCTATGGAAGGGCATCGTGAACACTTCCTCAAGCAAAGCGGTGCAGATGACTACATCTCTAAACCCGTGGTCGATCACCAGGGATTTGTGGATCAAATTAAGGCGCTCTTGCCTCAGGAGTCATAG
- a CDS encoding glycoside hydrolase family 10 protein, whose product MGLAIAILLHPLLSVAQPAMPSAYRALPELRGVWLTNIDSEVLFSQQNLHQAMQRLHRLNFNTVYPTVWNWGYTLYPSAVAEQATGVGIDPHPGLRDRDMLQEAITEGHALGMAVVPWVEFGLMAPADSELAARHPDWITQRQDGSQIVMEGEHPRVWLNPNHPQVQNLMIDLVSEIAANYEVDGIQFDDHFGMPVELGYDDYTIALYQQEHNGQSPPTDVTDPEWVQWRADQITDLHKRVFYAIKANRPDCLVALSPNPREFAYETYLQDWWRWEREGLVEEIIIQIYRSDLDRFVEELERPEIEPIRTHIPLGIGVLTGLKNRPVDMAIVQDQVKTVRERGFAGVSFFFYESLGDRDRSFRVLFPTPAARPSVLDKRSMPIRWPVPVSA is encoded by the coding sequence ATGGGACTGGCGATCGCCATCTTACTGCATCCTCTCTTATCCGTTGCCCAGCCTGCCATGCCGTCTGCCTACAGAGCCTTGCCGGAACTGCGAGGCGTTTGGCTCACGAACATTGACAGCGAGGTGCTGTTTTCCCAACAGAATTTGCACCAGGCGATGCAACGCTTACACCGTTTGAACTTTAATACCGTCTACCCGACAGTTTGGAACTGGGGATACACGCTCTACCCCAGTGCTGTGGCAGAGCAGGCGACAGGCGTCGGGATTGATCCGCATCCAGGATTGCGCGATCGCGATATGTTGCAAGAAGCGATTACCGAAGGACATGCGCTGGGGATGGCCGTGGTTCCGTGGGTGGAATTTGGCCTGATGGCTCCTGCCGATTCGGAACTGGCTGCCCGCCATCCCGATTGGATCACGCAACGTCAGGATGGGAGTCAGATCGTGATGGAAGGGGAGCATCCACGGGTGTGGCTGAATCCGAATCATCCACAGGTGCAAAACTTGATGATCGACCTCGTGAGTGAAATTGCCGCGAACTATGAGGTGGACGGCATCCAATTTGATGATCACTTCGGGATGCCTGTGGAATTGGGGTACGACGATTACACGATCGCCCTCTACCAACAGGAGCATAATGGGCAGTCTCCACCCACGGACGTTACCGATCCGGAGTGGGTTCAGTGGCGGGCAGATCAGATTACAGACCTGCACAAGCGCGTGTTCTACGCCATTAAGGCAAACCGTCCCGATTGCCTGGTGGCGCTCTCGCCCAATCCCCGTGAGTTTGCCTACGAAACCTATTTGCAGGACTGGTGGCGATGGGAGCGGGAAGGGTTGGTCGAGGAGATCATTATCCAAATTTATCGCAGTGACCTCGATCGGTTTGTGGAGGAGTTAGAGCGCCCTGAAATTGAACCCATCCGAACCCACATTCCGTTGGGAATTGGGGTGTTGACAGGGCTGAAGAATCGTCCTGTCGATATGGCGATAGTTCAAGACCAGGTGAAAACGGTACGAGAACGCGGGTTTGCCGGGGTCTCGTTTTTCTTTTATGAATCCTTGGGCGATCGCGATCGCTCGTTTCGGGTGCTGTTTCCCACGCCCGCTGCGCGTCCATCGGTGCTGGATAAACGATCGATGCCGATTCGTTGGCCTGTGCCTGTTTCCGCTTAA